In Pedobacter heparinus DSM 2366, the following are encoded in one genomic region:
- a CDS encoding sodium:solute symporter family protein, protein MEKIDYIVLAGYFLVLVLMGIWGYTKIKSSADFYTAGGKLPWWLSGISHHVSGYSGAVFVAYAAIAYNYGFTLYMWWALSIAIAMVGTVFFIAPRWARLRSKAGIQSPTEYLATRYNLSTQQVMAWSGVIIKIFDVGAKWAAIGILLNAFTGLPIATGILTAGVVSMVYITMGGLWADVVNDLASFLIQFTAGIIMMVMVLIQLGDGLNGIFTMWDRLPAAHGQLYNGPYTPAFAISFTVICFFSFSGGTWHLATRFISSPSGTEARKAATLSMLMYLIWPLILFFPMFAAPIFIKDLADPTQSYAMMAIKFLPHGLVGLLLASMFGNTLAMTAADANTISAVITRDIMPVLYRKMSTFNQKKMLVIARVTTFLFILTTLIIAFQSKSFGGVFGLIITWFSALVGPTAIPMILGLLPAFKHSDSRAALLSIFGGLITFAVMKSFMTVSLTAELASPIVTSMIIYIGCGLFLRSKVKPEVEALLASLKED, encoded by the coding sequence ATGGAAAAAATAGATTATATCGTACTGGCCGGTTATTTTTTAGTCCTCGTTTTAATGGGGATATGGGGATATACCAAAATCAAATCCTCGGCCGATTTTTATACTGCCGGTGGTAAGTTGCCCTGGTGGCTTTCGGGTATTTCGCACCATGTTTCCGGCTATAGCGGTGCGGTATTCGTGGCCTATGCAGCCATAGCCTATAACTATGGTTTTACACTATACATGTGGTGGGCCCTCAGTATAGCCATTGCCATGGTGGGTACCGTATTTTTTATTGCACCAAGGTGGGCCAGGTTAAGGTCTAAAGCAGGTATACAATCGCCTACTGAATACCTGGCTACCCGTTACAACCTCAGTACCCAGCAGGTGATGGCCTGGAGTGGGGTAATCATTAAAATATTTGATGTAGGTGCAAAATGGGCGGCTATTGGCATCCTGTTAAACGCTTTTACGGGTCTGCCCATAGCTACGGGCATTTTAACAGCTGGTGTGGTCAGTATGGTATACATTACCATGGGTGGCCTTTGGGCCGATGTGGTGAACGATCTGGCTTCCTTTCTGATCCAGTTTACAGCGGGTATCATTATGATGGTGATGGTGCTGATCCAGCTGGGCGATGGTTTAAATGGTATATTTACGATGTGGGACCGCCTACCGGCGGCACATGGCCAGCTGTACAATGGCCCCTATACACCGGCTTTTGCCATTTCTTTTACGGTCATCTGCTTTTTTAGTTTCAGCGGGGGTACCTGGCACCTGGCCACCCGGTTTATCTCATCGCCATCTGGTACTGAAGCCCGTAAGGCGGCAACGCTTTCCATGCTGATGTACCTGATATGGCCATTGATCCTGTTCTTTCCCATGTTTGCCGCACCAATCTTTATAAAAGACCTGGCCGACCCCACACAATCTTATGCCATGATGGCCATAAAATTCCTGCCCCATGGTTTGGTAGGTCTGTTGCTGGCCTCTATGTTTGGCAATACCCTGGCCATGACAGCTGCGGATGCCAATACCATTTCGGCAGTAATTACCCGCGATATTATGCCGGTACTGTATAGAAAGATGAGCACCTTCAATCAGAAAAAAATGTTGGTTATTGCAAGGGTAACCACTTTTCTTTTCATCCTGACCACACTGATCATTGCCTTTCAGTCCAAATCTTTTGGTGGGGTGTTCGGACTGATCATTACCTGGTTCTCGGCTTTGGTTGGCCCTACTGCTATACCAATGATCCTTGGGCTGTTGCCTGCATTTAAACATAGCGACAGCAGGGCAGCATTACTTTCTATTTTTGGGGGACTGATCACTTTTGCTGTAATGAAATCGTTTATGACGGTAAGCTTAACGGCAGAGCTGGCCTCGCCTATTGTTACCTCTATGATTATTTATATCGGCTGCGGCCTGTTTTTAAGGAGCAAAGTGAAACCGGAAGTTGAAGCCCTGCTGGCTTCACTGAAAGAGGATTAA
- a CDS encoding DUF6266 family protein: protein MGRIKKGILGGFSGKVGAVVGASWRGVDYMRSLPEKSKKAATTAQLAQQNKMALFRGFLLGLDDIIARCFQNIEKYTPMNDALSYNMKNAIAGVYPDQSIAFDQLLFSKGELLGSWLPNAVSTTSNAIDFSWENGNFTPMRSAADQVTVVVYDPVTQQFCKLENAALRSEKAARLILPDTFKGHGVHCYISFYSESMKIAATNEYLGVVEVV from the coding sequence ATGGGAAGAATAAAAAAAGGAATCCTTGGCGGATTCTCAGGGAAGGTGGGCGCGGTGGTGGGCGCCAGCTGGCGTGGCGTTGATTATATGCGCAGCTTACCTGAAAAGAGTAAAAAAGCTGCTACCACAGCTCAACTTGCGCAACAAAATAAGATGGCCCTGTTCAGGGGCTTTCTACTGGGACTGGACGACATCATAGCGCGCTGTTTTCAAAACATAGAAAAGTACACCCCAATGAATGATGCGCTGTCTTACAACATGAAAAATGCCATTGCAGGTGTTTATCCTGATCAAAGCATCGCTTTTGATCAATTGTTGTTCAGCAAAGGGGAGTTGTTGGGTTCATGGCTGCCAAATGCAGTGTCGACAACCAGTAATGCGATAGACTTTAGCTGGGAAAATGGAAATTTTACGCCCATGCGTTCTGCTGCCGACCAGGTAACGGTAGTTGTTTACGACCCGGTGACTCAACAGTTTTGCAAACTGGAAAATGCTGCGCTAAGAAGTGAAAAAGCGGCCAGGTTGATTCTTCCCGACACGTTTAAAGGGCATGGGGTACATTGCTATATCAGCTTTTATTCGGAAAGTATGAAGATTGCCGCTACTAATGAATATTTAGGGGTAGTTGAAGTGGTTTAA
- a CDS encoding Gfo/Idh/MocA family protein, which translates to MDNKVIGFGIVGTGAIAGIHAQAIAALKNAKLLGAYSLTKAKVDEFATQYNCRAYDSLDELLKTEGLDIVCICTPSGAHLEPALKAIAAGKHCLIEKPIEVTLEKTDQIIAAAKRKNVQVAVVFPTRFYQASQHLKKAIDSGRFDQLALASSYVKWSRTHEYYSSNPWRGTWKLDGGGALMNQAIHSVDMLQWCMGPVQSVMAMSGNVKHKNIEVEDTLVAVLKFANGAMGTIECSTAVYPGAYKKLEIMGSAGTVVMEDNDISQWQFEQQTEQDTKISEGPSEHLSKGGVADPKAISYSGHQKQMENMIEAIYNNGQLLIDAEEGRKSVEIVLAIYKSAQTGQLVKLPL; encoded by the coding sequence ATGGACAATAAAGTAATAGGTTTTGGAATTGTGGGCACAGGTGCCATTGCTGGCATCCATGCCCAGGCCATTGCTGCCCTTAAAAATGCAAAGCTTTTGGGCGCTTACAGCTTAACAAAAGCTAAAGTAGATGAATTTGCTACCCAGTACAATTGCAGGGCTTACGATTCGCTGGATGAGTTGCTCAAAACAGAAGGACTGGATATCGTATGTATCTGTACCCCTTCTGGTGCACACCTGGAGCCTGCCCTTAAAGCCATAGCAGCAGGCAAGCATTGCCTGATCGAAAAACCGATTGAGGTTACCCTCGAAAAAACCGACCAGATCATTGCCGCAGCAAAGCGTAAAAATGTACAGGTGGCCGTTGTGTTCCCTACCCGTTTTTATCAGGCAAGCCAGCATTTGAAAAAAGCCATCGACAGCGGCAGGTTTGATCAACTGGCCCTGGCCAGTTCTTATGTAAAGTGGAGCCGTACCCATGAATACTACAGTTCAAACCCATGGCGTGGTACCTGGAAACTGGATGGAGGGGGTGCTTTAATGAACCAGGCCATTCATTCCGTGGATATGCTGCAATGGTGCATGGGCCCGGTCCAATCGGTAATGGCCATGTCGGGCAATGTAAAACATAAAAATATTGAAGTAGAAGATACCCTGGTTGCTGTACTGAAATTTGCGAATGGGGCTATGGGCACCATAGAATGTTCAACGGCTGTTTACCCGGGGGCTTATAAGAAACTTGAAATCATGGGCAGCGCTGGTACGGTAGTGATGGAGGACAACGACATTAGCCAGTGGCAGTTTGAACAGCAAACCGAACAGGATACAAAAATCAGCGAAGGGCCTTCCGAGCACCTTTCAAAAGGTGGTGTTGCCGATCCGAAAGCCATCAGCTATTCGGGGCATCAGAAACAAATGGAGAACATGATCGAGGCCATTTACAACAATGGCCAACTGCTAATAGATGCTGAAGAAGGACGTAAATCAGTAGAGATTGTACTGGCCATTTATAAAAGTGCCCAGACAGGACAGCTGGTAAAGCTGCCATTATAA
- a CDS encoding RagB/SusD family nutrient uptake outer membrane protein, with translation MKKKYYLLTLLILVSISSCKKFLDGPQPEDSLAPETYYNTAAQLDFALRSVYDILQSPEIYRTKIHYLKGFEADEGYARASNFNIYLNSNTHTASTADAFAYWRDLYKGIARANVLLANVDKNTGIPQTLRDQIRGEATFLRGYYYFMLVQSYGGVPLVTEPTTSIVNTDLAKSTDVEIYAQILKDMVAAEALVPKITTLGFNGRISKSAVRGILARVCLSMAGNPIKDVSKYEDARKWAKMVMDDGEAGHQLNPVYSDIFIKVAQDKYDIKESLWEVEFSGNGTGTFGGDAGQVGYNAGAVQPAAPATVGAAPGYIWTTAKMYNLYQPGDVRRGWNIMNYSFVGTTDVKSFRAAPANQAAIYSLPIAKWRREYELVSPKNAALTPINFAILRYSDVLLMFAEAENEISGPTQAAKDALNLVRRRAYAIGGIKAFTITNGGTGYTTAPVVTITGGGGTGAVATAVVAGGTVTGINLTPNAVTGFNYGTYTSAPTIAIAAPPAGGTTATATSSLYMNADADISPTISKDDFRLFIRDERPRELCYEALRKFDLIRWGIYVESMQGIANQATLDGLTSHMIAWFRATSEKHLLFPIPGQELINNKLLVQNPGWN, from the coding sequence ATGAAAAAGAAATATTATTTATTAACCTTACTTATTTTAGTAAGCATAAGCTCATGCAAAAAGTTTCTTGACGGCCCGCAGCCAGAGGACAGTCTTGCCCCCGAGACCTATTATAACACGGCAGCACAGTTAGATTTTGCACTGAGAAGCGTATATGACATTCTTCAGAGTCCAGAAATATACAGAACCAAAATTCACTATTTGAAAGGGTTTGAAGCTGATGAAGGCTATGCCAGGGCAAGCAATTTTAATATTTATCTCAACAGTAATACACATACGGCCTCTACGGCCGATGCATTTGCTTATTGGAGAGATCTGTATAAAGGAATTGCCCGCGCAAATGTATTGTTGGCCAATGTAGATAAAAATACAGGAATCCCTCAGACTTTGAGAGACCAGATCAGGGGAGAGGCTACTTTTTTACGAGGCTATTATTATTTTATGCTGGTGCAAAGCTATGGCGGAGTACCTCTGGTTACCGAGCCAACAACTTCCATTGTCAATACAGATCTGGCAAAATCAACCGATGTAGAAATCTATGCACAGATTCTGAAAGATATGGTTGCTGCAGAAGCGTTGGTTCCTAAAATTACAACGTTGGGCTTCAATGGAAGGATCAGCAAGTCCGCTGTTCGCGGTATACTGGCCAGAGTTTGTTTATCAATGGCAGGAAATCCTATCAAAGATGTTTCCAAATATGAGGATGCAAGAAAATGGGCAAAAATGGTAATGGATGATGGGGAGGCGGGCCATCAGCTCAATCCTGTGTATTCGGACATTTTTATTAAAGTAGCCCAGGACAAATATGATATAAAAGAAAGCCTTTGGGAAGTAGAATTTTCGGGTAATGGCACAGGTACCTTTGGTGGAGATGCAGGACAGGTTGGATATAATGCCGGAGCTGTGCAACCGGCAGCTCCGGCAACAGTAGGTGCTGCCCCGGGTTACATCTGGACAACTGCAAAAATGTATAATTTATACCAACCTGGAGACGTACGTAGAGGATGGAATATCATGAATTATAGTTTTGTAGGTACAACTGATGTTAAATCTTTTAGAGCTGCGCCTGCAAATCAGGCGGCTATTTATAGCTTGCCGATAGCAAAGTGGAGAAGGGAATACGAATTAGTTTCACCTAAAAATGCAGCTTTAACACCTATTAACTTTGCTATTTTGCGTTATTCTGATGTACTCTTGATGTTTGCAGAAGCCGAGAATGAGATAAGTGGCCCTACACAAGCTGCAAAGGATGCATTAAATCTGGTTAGGCGCCGGGCATATGCAATTGGTGGTATTAAAGCATTTACCATAACCAATGGTGGAACTGGTTATACCACCGCTCCTGTGGTGACCATTACAGGCGGGGGAGGAACCGGAGCCGTAGCTACAGCTGTTGTTGCTGGCGGTACGGTAACTGGGATCAACTTAACGCCAAATGCGGTAACAGGGTTCAATTATGGTACTTATACATCGGCACCTACAATTGCCATTGCCGCTCCTCCTGCGGGTGGAACAACTGCAACTGCAACCAGTAGTTTGTATATGAATGCTGACGCTGATATATCTCCAACGATAAGCAAGGACGATTTTCGCCTATTTATCCGCGACGAAAGGCCAAGGGAGTTATGCTATGAGGCATTACGCAAATTTGATCTCATACGATGGGGAATATATGTGGAAAGTATGCAGGGGATTGCGAATCAGGCGACATTGGACGGACTTACCTCACACATGATAGCCTGGTTCCGTGCAACTAGCGAAAAACATCTTCTTTTCCCAATACCTGGTCAGGAACTCATCAACAACAAATTGTTAGTGCAAAATCCAGGATGGAATTAA
- a CDS encoding DegT/DnrJ/EryC1/StrS family aminotransferase — protein sequence MKKSDFSRRHFITAVTTTSLAAAFSNVIPAFGHSIAKDYGKLAILGGTPVRTKGWINWPAVLADEKVIASIVNTTKSGKWSRIQNAANGTVATFEKEFAALLGVGFCVGTGSGTQALSTCVEALGIGPGDEVITSPYTDFGTISSIIGSRALPVMADLDRASYQLDPDDVEKKINKNTKAIMPVHMMGMPADMQRIMGIAKKHNLYVIEDACQANFAQYQGKQVGTIGDLGCFSFQASKQISCGEGGAVIGNDAALMDKVFTVQNHGTDRKGKNVTIGPKYRMNELEGAILMGQLSGAKERFARRNENAAYLSAKLKGFPGLIPQKQYTGTQSSGYYLYAMSYQKEHFNNADRSKFLKAIAAEGVALSPYIKGLHTEPWVDHILSLKEYKTMYTPQRLVQYREQALNLPKCDLVGQEMVVLGGSAQLLGTKADMDDVINAIMKVYENRDKLNAIE from the coding sequence ATGAAAAAATCTGATTTTTCGAGGAGACATTTCATCACTGCTGTTACCACCACTTCACTGGCAGCGGCGTTTTCCAATGTTATTCCCGCGTTCGGGCATTCTATAGCAAAAGACTATGGTAAACTGGCCATTCTGGGCGGTACACCGGTAAGGACCAAAGGATGGATCAACTGGCCGGCTGTTCTGGCCGATGAAAAAGTGATCGCTTCTATTGTAAATACCACCAAGAGTGGCAAATGGAGCCGTATCCAAAATGCTGCAAATGGTACTGTAGCCACATTCGAAAAAGAATTTGCGGCTTTACTGGGCGTTGGTTTTTGTGTAGGTACTGGTTCGGGCACGCAGGCACTGAGTACTTGTGTAGAGGCCCTGGGCATCGGCCCCGGCGATGAAGTCATCACTTCGCCCTACACCGATTTTGGCACGATATCTTCCATTATAGGCAGTCGTGCCCTGCCGGTGATGGCCGATCTGGACCGGGCATCTTATCAGCTTGATCCTGATGATGTGGAAAAAAAGATCAATAAAAATACCAAAGCCATTATGCCGGTGCACATGATGGGCATGCCTGCCGACATGCAGCGCATTATGGGCATTGCCAAAAAACACAATTTATATGTCATAGAGGATGCCTGTCAGGCTAACTTCGCACAATATCAGGGTAAGCAGGTGGGCACCATTGGCGATCTGGGCTGTTTCAGCTTTCAGGCCAGTAAACAGATTTCCTGTGGTGAAGGCGGTGCGGTGATTGGGAATGATGCCGCGCTGATGGACAAAGTATTTACGGTACAGAACCATGGCACAGACCGTAAGGGTAAAAATGTAACCATTGGCCCTAAATACCGCATGAACGAATTGGAGGGCGCCATTTTAATGGGCCAGCTATCGGGTGCCAAAGAGCGGTTTGCCCGCAGAAACGAAAATGCAGCCTATTTAAGCGCTAAGCTCAAAGGCTTCCCGGGGCTTATACCCCAAAAACAATATACGGGTACGCAAAGCAGTGGTTATTACCTGTATGCCATGAGTTATCAGAAAGAACATTTTAACAATGCCGACCGTAGCAAATTTCTGAAAGCGATAGCAGCCGAGGGCGTTGCACTGAGCCCTTATATTAAAGGCCTGCATACCGAGCCCTGGGTAGACCATATTTTAAGCTTAAAGGAATATAAAACGATGTATACGCCGCAAAGGCTTGTACAATACCGAGAGCAGGCCTTAAACCTGCCGAAATGCGATCTGGTTGGACAGGAAATGGTAGTATTGGGAGGCTCAGCGCAGTTGCTGGGCACTAAAGCGGATATGGATGATGTAATTAATGCGATTATGAAGGTTTATGAAAATAGAGACAAGCTGAATGCAATTGAATAA
- a CDS encoding DUF5017 domain-containing protein, with translation MKLKYYNLLAGVLLMISCEKELPGVDTPSFDVSTEALSYKVGSVVKFKITGSANIVSFYSGEPLKDYAFRAGRLVDAGNAGAKLSFMSAVTGGTQGTLSNTVPPHLKVVASTNFSGNYDMTSIQAATWLDITSRFRYAINNTAVSSNPTPPGVPVDISDLIVAGKPIYIAYKYVTLPQAVNGTARTWSITSFQITSNKDISVAGPAINPIVTNYLSAGFRLVDQNPLTAPARSSLTTTTINLLGNLYDAVNDAGNDPLSENWAISKPIFTNTIDLGPDKPVAIKDQAKATALVEHTYTYTQPGTYKATFVALNVNLDNRKEIVKEITITVTP, from the coding sequence ATGAAATTAAAATATTATAACTTATTGGCAGGCGTATTACTAATGATATCCTGCGAAAAAGAATTACCAGGAGTGGATACCCCGAGTTTTGATGTTTCAACAGAGGCATTATCGTATAAAGTTGGAAGTGTGGTAAAATTTAAGATCACCGGAAGTGCAAATATCGTTTCATTTTACTCTGGAGAGCCTTTAAAAGATTATGCTTTCAGGGCAGGCCGTCTGGTAGATGCAGGCAATGCAGGTGCGAAGCTCTCTTTTATGAGCGCTGTAACGGGGGGCACACAAGGAACGCTTAGCAATACCGTTCCACCACACCTTAAGGTGGTAGCTTCCACAAACTTTAGCGGCAATTATGATATGACTAGTATCCAGGCTGCAACTTGGTTGGATATCACTTCCAGGTTCCGGTATGCCATTAACAATACGGCTGTAAGTTCCAATCCTACCCCTCCTGGTGTACCTGTGGATATTTCTGACCTGATTGTGGCCGGTAAACCAATCTATATTGCCTACAAGTATGTAACGCTGCCGCAGGCCGTAAACGGAACAGCAAGAACGTGGTCAATAACCTCTTTTCAGATAACAAGTAATAAGGATATCAGTGTTGCAGGGCCTGCTATAAACCCCATAGTAACCAATTACCTCAGCGCCGGTTTCAGATTGGTTGATCAAAATCCGCTTACTGCACCAGCAAGATCTTCCCTTACTACTACTACAATTAACCTTTTGGGTAATCTTTATGATGCTGTTAACGATGCCGGGAATGATCCTTTAAGTGAAAACTGGGCGATTAGTAAACCAATTTTTACAAATACGATTGATTTGGGTCCAGACAAACCGGTAGCGATAAAAGACCAGGCCAAGGCTACAGCTTTAGTAGAACATACCTATACTTACACGCAGCCAGGTACCTACAAAGCAACCTTTGTAGCTTTGAATGTTAATTTAGATAACAGGAAAGAAATAGTTAAGGAAATAACTATAACTGTAACGCCATAA
- a CDS encoding DegT/DnrJ/EryC1/StrS family aminotransferase: protein MKPNTNNQNNETRRKFIKSTGIFAAGLALVPSFSMASAKDKGVWSFLTGKQDDKLAVLGGKPLRTKAWQKWPIWNPETDEKRVVDTIRSGVWSRAGVANEFEAAWAKALDVKRSLTVANGTNALIVALHQMNIGAGDEVLVPPYTFIATVSAVLLNGAIPVFVDVDLETFQMDPDKIEAKITPRTKAILPVHILGLPCDMDRIMAIAKKHNLLVLEDACQAHLAEYDHKKVGTIGHAGCFSFQNSKNLPIGEGGAIVSNDEKFIDKCFSYTNYGYPYGTAVGTVSGGSAMLGTKVRTSEYASAIGLSLLKYLDAQTTTRNENAAYLKAQIAKTPGIVPYKLYDKVTRAAYHLFPFRFQKQNFKGLSRDKFLKALRAEGIPCSSGYTPLLEMNFIKDAFESKNFKRMYTKGELDYNKYLKNNKCPNNDILCHEEAVWFSQSMLLGSKSDMDDIAAAIAKIYKNADELNKMG, encoded by the coding sequence ATGAAACCTAACACAAACAACCAAAACAATGAAACCAGAAGGAAATTTATCAAGTCGACCGGTATTTTTGCTGCTGGTTTAGCTTTAGTTCCCTCATTTTCCATGGCATCCGCTAAGGATAAAGGCGTATGGAGTTTTCTAACCGGAAAGCAGGACGATAAACTGGCTGTTCTTGGCGGTAAGCCGCTCCGTACCAAAGCCTGGCAAAAATGGCCCATCTGGAATCCGGAAACCGATGAAAAACGCGTTGTTGATACCATCAGGAGCGGCGTTTGGTCGCGCGCCGGGGTAGCCAATGAATTTGAAGCGGCATGGGCCAAAGCGCTGGATGTTAAACGCAGTTTAACTGTAGCTAATGGTACAAATGCGCTAATTGTTGCACTTCACCAGATGAATATTGGTGCAGGAGATGAGGTATTGGTACCACCCTATACTTTTATTGCTACGGTTTCTGCGGTACTGCTAAACGGTGCCATCCCTGTTTTTGTGGATGTGGACCTCGAAACTTTCCAGATGGACCCGGATAAGATAGAAGCAAAAATTACTCCGCGTACCAAAGCGATACTACCTGTACACATTTTAGGCTTGCCATGTGATATGGACCGAATTATGGCGATTGCCAAAAAACACAATCTTTTGGTACTTGAAGATGCCTGCCAGGCGCACTTGGCAGAGTACGATCATAAAAAAGTAGGTACCATAGGCCATGCCGGTTGCTTTAGTTTCCAAAACTCTAAAAACCTGCCCATTGGCGAGGGAGGCGCAATTGTGAGCAACGACGAAAAATTTATCGACAAATGTTTTTCTTATACCAATTATGGCTATCCATATGGAACAGCTGTAGGTACAGTAAGCGGCGGGAGCGCTATGCTGGGTACTAAAGTCCGAACTTCTGAATACGCATCGGCCATCGGGCTGTCGCTACTGAAATACCTGGACGCACAAACCACCACCAGGAATGAAAATGCAGCTTACCTGAAAGCACAGATTGCCAAAACCCCGGGTATTGTACCTTATAAACTATATGATAAAGTGACCAGGGCAGCCTATCACCTTTTTCCTTTCAGGTTCCAGAAACAGAACTTTAAAGGCCTGTCGAGAGATAAATTTTTGAAAGCGTTAAGGGCAGAGGGCATCCCATGCTCCAGCGGATATACCCCTTTGCTGGAAATGAACTTTATAAAAGATGCTTTTGAATCGAAGAATTTTAAACGCATGTATACAAAAGGAGAGTTGGATTACAACAAGTACCTGAAAAACAACAAATGCCCGAATAATGACATCCTGTGTCATGAAGAGGCTGTATGGTTTTCGCAGAGTATGCTTTTAGGCAGCAAATCTGATATGGATGACATTGCTGCAGCGATTGCAAAAATTTACAAAAATGCGGATGAACTTAACAAAATGGGCTAA
- a CDS encoding DUF4397 domain-containing protein produces MKKLSLRIESAPRSLSIKSTLLLMLAIASSVISCKKEKDAGEEQIKAATSIRLVHSSFLTSTSTADLFVDDVKLNSGGAITFSGASAYFPATAGSRKIVVKNAAGVSLADTVLTISDGRQYSLFLKDRSWADAVTQIVSPLKSGLIPVIDNNTGIPAKGKAKIRFVNMSSQPLNSLAAQITFSRLDKVGSTTVSTTLTQTLGADALTFSSDYTTEEAGEITIRALGANSNTVDLTTTLEADKLYTFYVVSTQYTVKTPTKSPISLIVVQNK; encoded by the coding sequence ATGAAAAAATTAAGCTTAAGAATCGAAAGCGCTCCAAGATCGCTTTCGATAAAGTCAACTTTGCTGCTTATGCTGGCTATTGCTTCATCTGTGATATCTTGTAAAAAGGAGAAAGACGCAGGTGAAGAGCAGATAAAGGCGGCAACAAGTATACGCCTTGTACACAGTTCATTTTTAACCAGTACTTCTACTGCCGATCTTTTTGTAGATGATGTTAAACTGAATAGTGGTGGCGCCATTACCTTTTCCGGGGCATCTGCTTATTTCCCGGCAACGGCCGGATCCAGGAAAATTGTAGTAAAAAATGCGGCAGGAGTTTCGCTGGCAGATACAGTATTAACGATTTCAGATGGACGGCAATATTCTCTTTTCCTAAAAGACCGTTCCTGGGCTGATGCAGTTACCCAAATCGTATCTCCCCTTAAAAGTGGATTAATTCCGGTTATTGACAACAATACCGGTATTCCTGCCAAGGGAAAAGCAAAGATCCGGTTTGTGAACATGAGTTCGCAGCCATTAAATTCGCTGGCTGCGCAAATTACCTTTTCCAGGTTAGATAAAGTGGGAAGCACAACAGTATCTACAACCCTCACTCAAACTCTTGGGGCTGATGCGCTAACCTTTAGTTCCGATTATACTACAGAAGAGGCCGGAGAGATTACGATTAGGGCATTAGGCGCCAACAGTAATACTGTCGACTTAACAACAACATTGGAAGCAGATAAGCTATATACTTTCTATGTGGTGTCTACACAATATACCGTGAAGACCCCCACTAAGTCGCCCATATCATTAATTGTAGTGCAGAACAAATAA